The proteins below are encoded in one region of Xenopus laevis strain J_2021 chromosome 8L, Xenopus_laevis_v10.1, whole genome shotgun sequence:
- the sox3.L gene encoding transcription factor Sox-3-B: MYSMLDTDMKSPVQQSNALSGGPGTPGGKGNTSTPDQDRVKRPMNAFMVWSRGQRRKMAQENPKMHNSEISKRLGADWKLLSDSEKRPFIDEAKRLRAVHMKDYPDYKYRPRRKTKTLLKKDKYSLPGNLLAPGINPVSGGVGQRIDTYPHMNGWTNGAYSLMQEQLGYGQHPAMNSSQMQQIQHRYDMGGLQYSPMMSSAQTYMNAAASTYSMSPAYNQQSSTVMSLASMGSVVKSEPSSPPPAITSHTQRACLGDLRDMISMYLPPGGDAGDHSSLQNSRLHSVHQHYQSAGGPGVNGTVPLTHI, translated from the coding sequence ATGTATAGCATGTTGGACACAGACATGAAGAGCCCCGTGCAGCAGAGCAATGCGCTGAGCGGGGGCCCCGGCACCCCAGGAGGCAAAGGTAATACTTCCACTCCGGATCAGGATCGGGTGAAGCGGCCGATGAACGCGTTTATGGTTTGGTCCCGGGGGCAGCGCAGAAAGATGGCTCAGGAGAACCCCAAAATGCACAACTCGGAGATCAGCAAGCGACTGGGGGCCGACTGGAAGCTGCTCAGCGACTCCGAGAAGAGACCCTTCATCGACGAAGCCAAGAGGCTGAGGGCTGTGCACATGAAGGACTACCCGGATTACAAGTACCGACCCCGCAGGAAGACCAAGACCCTCCTGAAAAAGGACAAGTACTCCCTGCCCGGCAACCTTTTAGCTCCAGGAATCAACCCGGTGTCCGGCGGAGTCGGACAGAGGATAGACACTTACCCGCACATGAACGGCTGGACTAATGGCGCTTATTCGCTGATGCAGGAGCAACTGGGCTACGGCCAACACCCGGCCATGAACAGCAGCCAGATGCAGCAGATCCAGCACAGGTATGACATGGGCGGCCTCCAGTACAGCCCCATGATGTCCTCTGCGCAGACTTACATGAATGCCGCCGCCTCCACCTACAGCATGTCCCCTGCCTACAACCAGCAGAGCTCCACGGTCATGAGCTTGGCTTCCATGGGCTCAGTGGTGAAATCCGAACCCAGCTCCCCCCCTCCGGCCATCACCTCCCACACACAGAGGGCCTGCCTGGGAGACCTGCGAGATATGATCAGCATGTACCTGCCTCCAGGTGgagacgccggcgaccattcttccCTTCAGAATAGCAGACTGCATAGTGTACACCAACACTACCAGAGTGCCGGCGGC